The Microbispora sp. ZYX-F-249 nucleotide sequence CGACCTGGACCAACACCGCCCTGGTCCGCCGCCTCCCGATCCTCAAGTAACCCCACCGACTCCGGTGCCCACCCCCAGCCCCCTGGGGGTGGGCACCGGCATGTCCGGGATGCGGACCCGCCATCACGAAGGACCGCGCTTCCGGCGCGCCGGGGAACCTACTGCTCGCGGGGCAGGCCGGGCGGATTGACCAGGGATTCGGGGACGGCCTCGTTGGACAGACCCCACCGGGCGAGGACCTTGCCGTAGGCGCCGTCCTTGATGAGGGCGTTGAGGGCCTCGCTGATCGGTTTGGCCAGCCCGCTGCCCTTCTGCGTCATCGCGGCGATGAGCCCCTGGAGCGACGGGCCGGCGCCGGAGTAGGTACCGACGATCTTCGTGTCGCCGCTCACCGCGGCGTGGTACGCGGAGGTGGGATTGGGGGCGAAGTACGCCTGGATCCGGCCGGACTTCAGCGCGAGGTAGGTGTCGGCCGGCTGCTTGTAGTACTGGATCTGGGCGGGCTTCAGCCCGGCGGTGCGGTTCTGCTTGTCCCAGCCCAGCAGGATCTTCTCCTGGTTGGTGCCCGAGCCCACGGCAACGCTGAGGCCGGCGACGTCGGACGGCTTGGCGATCGAGGTGATCGTGCTGTCCTCCGGCACCTCCCAGGCCAGCTGGTCCAGGCGGTAGGTGGCGAAGTCGTAGATGTCCTTGCGCTCCTCGGTGACCGTGATGTTGGAGAAGCCGGCGGCGTACTTGCCGGACCGCACGGCGAGGAACAGGTTCTCCCACGAGGTGGCCTCGAAGCGCGGCTTGAGGCCGAGCACGTCGGCGACGAGGGAGGCGATGTCCTCCTCCACCCCGATCGGGGTGACGTTGTCGTCGGCGAGGAACGACAACGGCGGGTCGAACGTGGTGGTGCCGACCAGGAACTCCCCCTTGGCCCGGATCGCGGCGGGGACCTGTGCGGCGATCGCCTCGACCTTCGCGGCCCGGAACCGGTCCTGCTCCGGACTCGTGTTGATCTTCAGTACGCCGGCCGCGGCCGCGGGGGCGGCGTCGGTCACGGCCTCATCGGGGATCGTGCCGCAGGCGACGAGCAGCAGCAGGGCGGACAAGCCGAGCACGGACAACCGGGATGCGGATGACATGCGATTTCCTTGGAAGTCAGAGCACCTTGCTGAGGAAGGCGCGGGTACGGTCGTGCCTCGGCCGGTCGAGCACCTGCGGGGGCGGGCCCTGCTCGACGATCCGGCCGGCGTCCATGAAGACCACGGTGTCGGCGACCTCGCGCGCGAAGCCGATCTCGTGGGTCACGACGATCATGGTGGTGCCGCTGCGGGCGAGCGCCTTCATGACTTCCAGCACCTCTCCCACCAGCTCCGGGTCGAGTGCCGAGGTGGGCTCGTCGAACAGCACGACCTTGGGCCGCAGCGCCAGGGCCCGAGCGATCGCGACGCGTTGCTGCTGTCCCCCGGACAGCTGCCGCGGGTAGGCGCCGGCCTTGTCGGACAGGCCCACCTGCTCGAGCAGCTCGGCCGCCAGCGCCTCGGCCTCGTCGCGGGGGCGGCCCTGGGCCGAGACCGGGGCCTCGGTCACGTTCTGCCGGACGGTGAGGTGGGGGAAGAGGTTGAAGTTCTGGAAGACGAAGCCGATGTGGGTCCGCTGGCGCAGGATGTCGCGTTCCCGCAGCTCGTACAGACGGTCTCCGGAGCGCCGGTAGCCGATGAACTCGCCGTCGATGGTGACGTATCCGCGGTCGATCTTCTCGAGGTGGTTGATGCTGCGCAGCAGCGTCGACTTGCCCGACCCGGAAGGACCGATGACGACCGTCACCTCGCCGGGCCGGACCCGCAGGTCCACCCCGCGCAGGACCTCCAGCGGGCCGTAGCTCTTGTGGACGCCGCGCACGTCGACCATGGGCGTGCTCATCGCTGTCCGCCTCCGCTCGCGGCCAGGCGCCGGCGCCGGGCGGCCCGCCGTACGGTGAGGATCCGGCGCACCCGCTGCACCGGCGTGGGGGGCAGGGTCCGCGCGAGGCCCCGGCCGAACCTGCGTTCCACGTAGTACTGCGCGGCCGACAGGACCGTGGTGAGGACGAGGTACCAGATCGCGGCCACCAGCAGCATCGCGATCACCCGGCCGTTGCGGTTGTAGATCACCTGCACCTGGTAGAACAGCTCGGGCAGCGCCATGATGTAGACGACCGAGGTGCCCTTGACCAGGCCGATGATCTCGTTGCCTGCGGCCGGGACGATCGACCGCATGGCCTGCGGAAGCCGGATCCGCAGGATCTGCCTGGCCCTCGGGATGCCGAGCGCGGCGGCCGCCTCCAGCTGGCCCGGTTCCACCGACAGGAAGCCCCCGCGCACGATCTCCGCGGCGTACGCCGCCTGGTGCAGCGCCAGGCCGAGCGCGGCCGCCGTCACCGGTCCGATCAGCTCCATCGAGTCGACGGAGAAGAACGCGGGCCCGAACGGCACGCCGAACGAGATCCGCTTGTACAGCGCGGCGAGGTTGTACCAGAACAGCAGCTGCAAGATGAGCGGCACCGAGCGGAACAGCCACACGTAACCCCAGGCCACCGACGCGAGCAGCGGCACGCGGGACAGCCGCATCAGCGCGAGCACGGTTCCCAGCAGGAAGCCGAGCACGATGCCGAGCGCGGTCAGCTCGACGGTGAACAGCACCGCGTGCAGCACCGAGGGATGGAACAGGTACGCGCCGACGACCGGCCAGTCCCAGGCCGGGTTGGTGATCAACGCGTTGACCGCCATCGCCAGGAGCACCGCCACCGCGGCGCCGGCGAGCCAGCGTCCCGGGTGACGCGCCTTGACGACGGCCAGGGAGCCGGCGGACTCCGCCGTCTCCTCCTCGATCACGGCGGGGGCGGTCATCGTGCCTCCGCGGTGGCGAACGAACGGACGGTGTCGAGCACGTGGGGCGTGGGGGTCATGATCAGTCCTCCCGGCGACCGCGTCTGATCGCGGGTATCCGACATGTCCCTATCTTCAGCACAGGGATCGATATACCGTCAAGACCTACTTGTTTAGTAGGTAATGCTCTACGATCTCTCCGCAGGCGTACGAGCGACAGGAGGTCCGATGCCGAAGACGTACGCGATGACCCGATACGGCGGCCCCGAGACGGAGGCGCAGGCACGAGGAGAGCGCGCGGGCGCCGGCCACGGCGACAGGGCGCGGGGAGAGCCACGGTGAGCGACCGGCACCTGCTGGACAACCCCGTGTGGGCGTCGCTCACCGGGCCGCACGCGGGCTTCGCCGAACGGCACGGCAACGCGCTGCGCTACCCGGACGACGTCTCACCGTTCTTCGCGCTGCCCGGCGAGCCCGGCCCCGCGGACTGGGACGACCTCGCCGCCCTCGCCGGGCCCGGCGCGGTCGTCCCGGTCACCGGCGGCGCCCTCGCACCGCCGGACGGGTGGGAGGTGGTGGCGCGGGGCGCGGGCGTGCAGCTGACCGGCGACGACGTGATCCCGGCGCCGGACGAGGAGGCGGTCCGCCTGGGGCCGGCGGACGTGCCGGAGATGCTGGACCTCGTCGCGCGCACCCAGCCGGGCCCGTTCCGGCCGCGCACCGTCGAGATGGGCACCTACCTGGGCATCCGCCGTGGCGGCGCGCTGGTCGCGATGGCCGGGGAGCGGCTGCACCCGCCCGGATGGACGGAGATCAGCGCGGTCTGCACCGATCCGGCCCACCGCCGCCGGGGTCTGGCGTCGCGGCTCGTGCTGGCGGTCGCCGCCGGCATCCGCGCCCGCGGCGAGACCCCGTTCCTGCACGCCGCCGCGAGCAACACGTCCGCGATCCGGGTGTACGAGGGCCTCGGCTTCCGCCTCCGCCGCCGGACGACGTTCGCCACCGTCCGCGTGCCCGCCGACGTACCGGTCGCCTGAACGCCCACCGGCCCGCAGGCCGTCGCCTGCCACCTTCCTTGCCGCATTGGTGACGATTGACGACAAAACCCTATATCCCTACTGTATTAATAGGTTTCGCCGGGCCGAGCTATCAGGAGTCCCCGTGACCAAGCAGATCCATCTCGCCGCGCACTTCCCCGGCGTGAACAACACGACGGTCTGGTCCGACCCCGCGTCGGGCAGCCAGATCGACTTCGACTCGTTCCGCCACCTGGCCCAGACGGCCGAGCGCGGGAAGTTCGACTTCTTCTTCCTGGCCGAAGGACTGCGGCTCCGCGAGGCGAAGGGCCGCATCCACGACCTGGACGTGGTGGGACGCCCGGAGTCGCTCACGGTCCTGTCCGCCCTGGCCGCCGTCACCACCCACCTGGGGCTCGCCGCGACGGTCAACTCCACCTTCAACGAACCGTACGAGGTGGCGCGGCGGCTCGCCACGCTCGACCACCTGAGCGGCGGCCGGGCCGCGTGGAACGTGGTGACCAGCTTCGACGCCTTCACCGGGGAGAACTTCCGCCGGGGCGGCTTCCTGGCCGAGGCCGACCGCTACACCAGGGCGAAGGAGTTCCTGCGGACCGCCAGGGAGCTGTGGGACTCCTGGGCGCCCGACGCGGTGGCCGCGGACCGGGAGTCGGGGCGGTTCCTGCGGCCCGGCGGCGTCGTGCCCTTCCGGCACCGGGACCGGCACTTCGACATCGAGGGACTGTTCACCACGCCGCGAGGCCCGCAGGGCCACCCGGTCATCATCCAGGCCGGCGACTCCGACGAGGGCCGGGAGTTCGCCGCGTCGTCGGCTGACGTGATCTTTAGCAGGCACAGCAAGCTGGAGGAGGGCCGCGCCTTCTACCGGGACGTCAAGGGCAGGCTCGCCGCCCACGGACGGCGGCCCGAGGACCTCAAGATCCTCCCCGCGGTGACGTACGTGCTCGGCGACACCGAGGCCGAGGCCCGGGAACGGGCCGTCGAGATCCGGCGCGCGCAGGTCGGCCCGCAGACCGCGATCTACTTCCTGGAGGCCGTGTGGGGCCGCGACCTGTCGGGATACGACCCCGACGGCCCGCTGCCCGACATCGAGCCGAACCTGGACGAGGGCGTCACCAAGGGACACGCGGCGTTCCGCCGCGACCGGGGTGAGGTGGTGGCCAAGTGGCGCGCCCTCGCCGAGGAGAAGAACCTGTCGATCCGCGAGCTCGCCATCGAGGTCTCCGCGCCGCAGACCTTCATCGGCACGCCGCGCGCGGTGGCCGACGAGATCGACCACTTCGTGCAGACCGACGCGGCCGACGGCTTCATCTTCGTGCCGCACCTGACTCCCGGCGGTCTCGACGACCTGGTCGACAAGGTGGTTCCCCTGCTGCAGGAGAAGGGCGTGTTCCGGGCCGACTACACCGGGCCCACGCTCCGCGACCACCTCGGCCTCTCCCCCCGCACCCCGAACCGCACCGAGACTCCGCACCCCACCGAGACTCCGAACCGCACCGAGGAGATCTGATGACGCTGCATCTCGCCGTCGCGCTGGACGGGGCGGGCTGGCACCCGGCCGCGTGGCGGGCCGAGGACGCGCAGCCGGACCGGCTGTTCACCCCCGGCTACTGGGCCGATCTCGTCGCCGAGGCGGAGCGCGGCCTGCTCGACTTCGTCACCTTCGAAGACGCCCTCGGTCTCCAGTCCTCCCTCCTCAACGAGCCCGACGAACGCCTCGACCAGGTGCGCGGGCGGCTCGACGCGGTGCTGATCGCGTCGCGCGTGGCCCCGCTGACCTCGCGGATCGGCCTCGTCCCGACCACGAGCACGACCCACACCGAGCCGTTCCACGTCGCGATCGGCATCGCCTCGCTCGACCACATCAGCCGCGGCAGGGCCGGATGGCGGCCGCAGATCTCCGCCCGCCCCGACCAGGTCGCCCACTTCGGCCGCCGGGCGCCGTTCCCGCCGCAGGACTACTCCCCCGATCGGGATCCCGCCTTCCGCCGGCACGTGCGGGACCTGTTCGCCGAGGCCGCCGACGTGGTCGAGGTGGTCCGCCGGCTGTGGGACAGCTGGGAGGACGACGCCGAGATCCGCGACGTCGCGACCGGCCGTTTCATCGACCGCGACAAGCTGCACTACATCGACTTCCAGGGCGACCGGTTCAGCGTGAAGGGTCCCTCGATCACGCCGCGCTCCCCGCAGGGCCAGCCGCTGGTCACCTCACTCGCCCACGACACGGTGCCGTACGAGTTCACCGCGCAGGGGTCGGACGTCGTGTACGTCACGCCCCGCGACCGCGAGGACGCCACCGCGATCGTCGAGCGCGTGCGGGCGGCGGAGGCGGCCGTCGGGCGCACCGAGCCGCCGCTGCGGATCCTCGCCGACCTGGTGGTCTTCCTCGACGCCCGAGACGCGGCCGGCCGTAAGACGCGGCTGGACGACCTCGACGGCGCCGAGCTCGAGTCGGACGCCCGGATCTTCACCGGCACCCCCGGGGAGCTCGCCGCGCTACTGCTCGGCTGGCGCGACGCGGGGCTGGCCGGGTTCCGCCTCCGGCCGGGCGCGCTGCCCCACGACCTGGCCGCGATCACCCGCGGCCTGGTGCCCGAGCTGCAGGCGGCGGGCGCGTTCCGGACCGCGTACGACACGGGGGACCTGCGCGGACGGCTCGGCCTCGCCCGCCCCGCCAGCCGCTACGCCAAGGCGTCATGAGCGCCGCGTCCAGCGCGGGAAAGGCGCGAGGGGCCGCCGCGCCGGCGCGGACGGTCCACGCCACGAAGGAGGACGGCCGGTCGTGAAGTTCCTCGCGATGACACTCGGATTCCATCTGCCCCACCCGCTGACCGGCGAGCTGAAACCGGTCACCGAGCGGTTCCGCGAAATCGTGGCCGCCGCCGTCGTCGCCGAGGAGCTGGGCTTCGACGGGTTCGCCTTCGGCGAGCGGCACGAGCGGCCGTTCCTGTCCTCGGCCCCGCCCGTGGTGCTGAGCCACGTCGCGGCGCACACCAGCACGATCAGGCTGTTCACCGCGGTGACCACGCTGAGCCTGCTCGACCCGGTCCGCGCGTTCGAGGACTACTCGACCCTGGACCACCTGTCCGGCGGACGCCTGGAGCTGATCATCGGCAAGGGCAACGGGTCCGCCCAGGCGCAGCTGTTCCACGTGACCGACCAGGACCAGTGGGACCGCAACCGCGAGGGTTACGAGCTGTTCCGGCGGCTCTGGCGGGAGGACAGGGTGACCTGGTCGGGCCGCTTCCGCCCGTCCCTGACCGACGCCGAGGTGCTCCCCCGGCCGCTGCAGCGGCCCATCCGGATCTGGCACGGGAGCGCCACCAGCAGGGAGTCGGTGGAGCTCGCCGCCCGCTACGGCGATCCCCTGTTCTCGGCGAACGTGACCAACCCCGTCGAACCGTACGCGGAGCTGGTCGCCCACTACCGGGAGCGGTGGGAGCACCACGGCCACGACCCGGCCGACGCCCTGGTCGGGGCGGGCAGCGCCGGCTACTACGCCACCCCGAGGTCGCAGGACGCCGTCGAGACCTACCGGCCGATCTTCGACGCCCGGGTGGCGTTCCTGCGCAAGCAGGGGCTCGACCCGGTCTTCCCCACGCTGGAGGACGCCGTCGAGCGCGGCTCCCTCCTCGTCGGCAGCCCCCAGCAGATCATCGACAAGGTGCACCGCTACCACGAACGGCTGGGCCACGAGGTGATGCACGTGTCGGCGGAGGCCGACGGGCTGACCGGCGCGCAGCACCGGGCGTCGCTCGAACTGTTCCAGAGCGACATCGCCCCCGTCCTGCGCAAGGAGATCCCCAGCAGGCCGTTCCCCACCGGAGGTCCGTCATGACCCGCCTGTCCATCCTCGACCTCGCCCCCATCCCGTCCGGCGGCACCGCCGGGGACGCCCTGCGCAACACCGTCGACCTCGCCCGCCGGGCGGAGGACGCCGGATACCACCGCTACTGGCTGGCCGAGCACCACCTCACCCCCGGCGTGGCGAGCTCCGCGCCGGCGGTGCTCATCGGCGCGGTGGCCGCCGCCACCCGGCGGATCCGGGTCGGCTCCGGCGCGGTCCAGCTCGGGCACCAGACCCCGCTGACCGTCGTGGAGCAGTTCGGGACGCTCGACGCCCTGTATCCCGGCCGCATCGACCTGGGCATCGGCCGCTCCGGGCAGCGTGCGCGCGAACTGCGGGATGCGCCGCCCGAGCCGGCCGCCCCCGCGACGGCGCGGAGGGTCAAGGGCCTGCTGATCCCGCCGCCGTTCTCGTTCACCCCGGCCATCACCCAGGCGCCGATCTTCGCGCTGGCGCTGGCGCTGCTGCAGCAGCCGGGGGCCCAGAGCCCGGACTTCGCCGAGCAGGTCGACGACATCGTCGCATTCCTCTCCGGCACCTACCGCTCGGACGAGGGACACG carries:
- a CDS encoding ABC transporter substrate-binding protein, translating into MSSASRLSVLGLSALLLLVACGTIPDEAVTDAAPAAAAGVLKINTSPEQDRFRAAKVEAIAAQVPAAIRAKGEFLVGTTTFDPPLSFLADDNVTPIGVEEDIASLVADVLGLKPRFEATSWENLFLAVRSGKYAAGFSNITVTEERKDIYDFATYRLDQLAWEVPEDSTITSIAKPSDVAGLSVAVGSGTNQEKILLGWDKQNRTAGLKPAQIQYYKQPADTYLALKSGRIQAYFAPNPTSAYHAAVSGDTKIVGTYSGAGPSLQGLIAAMTQKGSGLAKPISEALNALIKDGAYGKVLARWGLSNEAVPESLVNPPGLPREQ
- a CDS encoding amino acid ABC transporter ATP-binding protein, translating into MSTPMVDVRGVHKSYGPLEVLRGVDLRVRPGEVTVVIGPSGSGKSTLLRSINHLEKIDRGYVTIDGEFIGYRRSGDRLYELRERDILRQRTHIGFVFQNFNLFPHLTVRQNVTEAPVSAQGRPRDEAEALAAELLEQVGLSDKAGAYPRQLSGGQQQRVAIARALALRPKVVLFDEPTSALDPELVGEVLEVMKALARSGTTMIVVTHEIGFAREVADTVVFMDAGRIVEQGPPPQVLDRPRHDRTRAFLSKVL
- a CDS encoding LLM class flavin-dependent oxidoreductase, producing MTRLSILDLAPIPSGGTAGDALRNTVDLARRAEDAGYHRYWLAEHHLTPGVASSAPAVLIGAVAAATRRIRVGSGAVQLGHQTPLTVVEQFGTLDALYPGRIDLGIGRSGQRARELRDAPPEPAAPATARRVKGLLIPPPFSFTPAITQAPIFALALALLQQPGAQSPDFAEQVDDIVAFLSGTYRSDEGHEAHAQPGEGADLELWVLGSSGGQSAQVAAERGLPFAANYHVSPATVLEAVDAYRDAFKPSQAYPAPHVMVSADVLVAPTDEEARRVGEPYGLWVRSIRTGAGAMKYPSPEEASAHEWTEDDRALVADRLDTRFAGTPEKVVEGLRVLKEATGADELLVTTIAHDHADRVRSQDLLAQAWADAGL
- a CDS encoding amino acid ABC transporter permease, with protein sequence MTAPAVIEEETAESAGSLAVVKARHPGRWLAGAAVAVLLAMAVNALITNPAWDWPVVGAYLFHPSVLHAVLFTVELTALGIVLGFLLGTVLALMRLSRVPLLASVAWGYVWLFRSVPLILQLLFWYNLAALYKRISFGVPFGPAFFSVDSMELIGPVTAAALGLALHQAAYAAEIVRGGFLSVEPGQLEAAAALGIPRARQILRIRLPQAMRSIVPAAGNEIIGLVKGTSVVYIMALPELFYQVQVIYNRNGRVIAMLLVAAIWYLVLTTVLSAAQYYVERRFGRGLARTLPPTPVQRVRRILTVRRAARRRRLAASGGGQR
- a CDS encoding LLM class flavin-dependent oxidoreductase translates to MKFLAMTLGFHLPHPLTGELKPVTERFREIVAAAVVAEELGFDGFAFGERHERPFLSSAPPVVLSHVAAHTSTIRLFTAVTTLSLLDPVRAFEDYSTLDHLSGGRLELIIGKGNGSAQAQLFHVTDQDQWDRNREGYELFRRLWREDRVTWSGRFRPSLTDAEVLPRPLQRPIRIWHGSATSRESVELAARYGDPLFSANVTNPVEPYAELVAHYRERWEHHGHDPADALVGAGSAGYYATPRSQDAVETYRPIFDARVAFLRKQGLDPVFPTLEDAVERGSLLVGSPQQIIDKVHRYHERLGHEVMHVSAEADGLTGAQHRASLELFQSDIAPVLRKEIPSRPFPTGGPS
- a CDS encoding GNAT family N-acetyltransferase — its product is MSDRHLLDNPVWASLTGPHAGFAERHGNALRYPDDVSPFFALPGEPGPADWDDLAALAGPGAVVPVTGGALAPPDGWEVVARGAGVQLTGDDVIPAPDEEAVRLGPADVPEMLDLVARTQPGPFRPRTVEMGTYLGIRRGGALVAMAGERLHPPGWTEISAVCTDPAHRRRGLASRLVLAVAAGIRARGETPFLHAAASNTSAIRVYEGLGFRLRRRTTFATVRVPADVPVA
- a CDS encoding NtaA/DmoA family FMN-dependent monooxygenase (This protein belongs to a clade of FMN-dependent monooxygenases, within a broader family of flavin-dependent oxidoreductases, the luciferase-like monooxygenase (LMM) family, some of whose members use coenzyme F420 rather than FMN.), whose product is MTKQIHLAAHFPGVNNTTVWSDPASGSQIDFDSFRHLAQTAERGKFDFFFLAEGLRLREAKGRIHDLDVVGRPESLTVLSALAAVTTHLGLAATVNSTFNEPYEVARRLATLDHLSGGRAAWNVVTSFDAFTGENFRRGGFLAEADRYTRAKEFLRTARELWDSWAPDAVAADRESGRFLRPGGVVPFRHRDRHFDIEGLFTTPRGPQGHPVIIQAGDSDEGREFAASSADVIFSRHSKLEEGRAFYRDVKGRLAAHGRRPEDLKILPAVTYVLGDTEAEARERAVEIRRAQVGPQTAIYFLEAVWGRDLSGYDPDGPLPDIEPNLDEGVTKGHAAFRRDRGEVVAKWRALAEEKNLSIRELAIEVSAPQTFIGTPRAVADEIDHFVQTDAADGFIFVPHLTPGGLDDLVDKVVPLLQEKGVFRADYTGPTLRDHLGLSPRTPNRTETPHPTETPNRTEEI
- a CDS encoding LLM class flavin-dependent oxidoreductase, with protein sequence MTLHLAVALDGAGWHPAAWRAEDAQPDRLFTPGYWADLVAEAERGLLDFVTFEDALGLQSSLLNEPDERLDQVRGRLDAVLIASRVAPLTSRIGLVPTTSTTHTEPFHVAIGIASLDHISRGRAGWRPQISARPDQVAHFGRRAPFPPQDYSPDRDPAFRRHVRDLFAEAADVVEVVRRLWDSWEDDAEIRDVATGRFIDRDKLHYIDFQGDRFSVKGPSITPRSPQGQPLVTSLAHDTVPYEFTAQGSDVVYVTPRDREDATAIVERVRAAEAAVGRTEPPLRILADLVVFLDARDAAGRKTRLDDLDGAELESDARIFTGTPGELAALLLGWRDAGLAGFRLRPGALPHDLAAITRGLVPELQAAGAFRTAYDTGDLRGRLGLARPASRYAKAS